One window from the genome of Rufibacter tibetensis encodes:
- a CDS encoding enoyl-CoA hydratase/isomerase family protein, whose translation MTETGNVNLAIDEAGVGVITFFHPSHNSLPGKLLNQLAQTITQAGQEEEVKVIVLKSEGERTFCAGASFDELVAIQNKEQGLEFFSGFAKVINACRTSPKIIIGRVQGKAIGGGVGVAAATDYCFATQHAAIKLSEIAVGIGPFVVGPAVERKIGLSAFSQLALDATEFRSAAWAKEKGLYAEVYETAETMDVAVQAFALKLAGYSPEALTALKQIFWQGTENWDKLLVDRAAISGTLVLSDFTRNFIQGFKNK comes from the coding sequence ATGACAGAAACAGGCAACGTAAACCTGGCCATTGATGAAGCTGGAGTAGGAGTAATCACGTTTTTTCATCCTTCTCATAACTCTCTACCTGGAAAATTGTTAAACCAGTTAGCTCAAACAATCACACAAGCTGGGCAGGAGGAGGAGGTGAAGGTGATTGTGCTGAAAAGTGAGGGGGAACGGACTTTCTGTGCCGGGGCGTCATTTGATGAACTGGTTGCCATACAAAACAAAGAACAGGGGCTGGAGTTCTTCTCGGGTTTCGCCAAAGTGATCAATGCATGCCGTACATCGCCTAAAATTATCATTGGAAGAGTGCAGGGGAAAGCCATTGGCGGTGGAGTAGGCGTAGCGGCTGCAACAGACTACTGTTTTGCCACTCAACATGCAGCCATCAAACTAAGTGAAATCGCTGTAGGAATTGGTCCTTTCGTGGTAGGACCAGCTGTGGAGCGCAAGATCGGATTGTCAGCTTTCTCACAGTTGGCGTTGGATGCGACGGAGTTTAGATCTGCCGCCTGGGCGAAAGAGAAAGGGTTGTACGCTGAAGTCTATGAAACAGCTGAAACAATGGACGTAGCTGTGCAGGCATTCGCCCTTAAGCTGGCGGGTTATAGCCCCGAGGCACTCACTGCTTTAAAGCAGATTTTCTGGCAAGGCACTGAAAACTGGGATAAACTTTTGGTAGACCGCGCCGCCATAAGTGGTACCCTGGTACTTTCTGACTTCACCCGTAACTTCATTCAGGGTTTTAAAAACAAGTAA
- the proB gene encoding glutamate 5-kinase has product MSFAYKRIIIKIGSNVLTQENGLPDEARIQHLVEQISELKKAGKEVIVVSSGAVAAGRSLIQIPDKTDAISSRQLLASVGQVKLINTYAHLFGLHQLVCAQVLVTKEDFRDRGHYLNMKNCFGVLLQNNVIPIVNENDVISVTELMFTDNDELAGLIASMLDADALLILSNVNGIYYGDPKDPNSQIIKEINASTTGFSSFVSTQRSQFGRGGMITKCQMASKVAQLGIAVHIANGKTQNVLLNLLKGNLEHTRFLPDKTASGKKKWIAHSGTFAKGVVQINQGAKVALNNNLKAVSLLPVGIVQIQGAFQKGDILKLVDEQNHVVGFGIAEYGSEKAIERLGQQKQKPLVHYDYLFLNQEIA; this is encoded by the coding sequence ATGTCATTTGCCTATAAAAGAATCATTATCAAGATTGGCTCTAACGTGCTCACCCAGGAAAATGGGCTTCCTGATGAGGCTCGTATTCAGCATTTAGTAGAGCAAATCTCTGAACTGAAAAAAGCAGGGAAAGAAGTCATTGTCGTCTCTTCAGGAGCGGTGGCAGCTGGCCGAAGCCTTATACAAATCCCTGACAAAACAGATGCTATCAGTTCTAGGCAGTTATTAGCTTCAGTAGGACAGGTAAAACTGATCAATACCTATGCCCACCTTTTCGGTCTGCACCAATTAGTTTGTGCTCAGGTGCTGGTCACCAAAGAAGATTTCAGAGACCGGGGCCATTACCTTAACATGAAGAACTGTTTTGGGGTGCTGCTCCAGAACAACGTCATTCCCATTGTCAATGAAAATGACGTCATCTCGGTCACAGAGCTCATGTTCACCGACAATGATGAACTGGCTGGGCTTATCGCCTCCATGTTAGACGCAGATGCGTTGTTGATTTTGAGTAACGTGAACGGCATCTACTACGGAGACCCTAAAGATCCTAATAGCCAGATCATCAAGGAAATAAATGCCTCCACCACTGGTTTCTCTTCTTTTGTATCAACGCAGCGGTCCCAGTTTGGCCGTGGGGGCATGATTACCAAATGCCAGATGGCCAGCAAAGTAGCGCAACTAGGTATTGCGGTTCACATAGCAAACGGCAAAACCCAAAATGTGCTGCTGAATCTCCTCAAGGGTAATCTGGAACATACCCGCTTTTTACCTGACAAAACAGCCTCAGGCAAAAAGAAGTGGATTGCTCATTCAGGCACCTTTGCCAAAGGAGTGGTGCAAATAAACCAGGGAGCAAAGGTCGCGCTCAACAACAATCTTAAAGCGGTAAGTCTATTGCCGGTAGGGATAGTGCAGATTCAGGGCGCTTTTCAGAAAGGAGACATTTTGAAACTGGTAGATGAGCAGAATCATGTAGTGGGCTTCGGGATTGCTGAATATGGCTCAGAAAAAGCCATTGAACGATTAGGGCAGCAAAAACAAAAACCACTTGTGCATTACGATTACCTTTTCCTCAACCAGGAGATTGCCTAA
- a CDS encoding glutamate-5-semialdehyde dehydrogenase: MQYEDFFKYTQEASRSLGLLKPEKVNEVLRDVAALALEKADDILAENQKDLDLMDSEDPKYDRLKLTEARLQGIAKDLQNVANLTSPLGEVLLQKELPNGLSLSKVRVPLGVIGVIYEARPNVTFDVFSLCLKTGNACLMKGGSDAHNSNLAIISIIHVVLERHGLNPHLVTLLPPERQATEALLQAIGYVDVLIPRGSQALINYVRQNAKVPVIETGAGIVHTYFDESADLEKGRQVIYNAKTRRVSVCNALDCLLLHQNRLDDLPALVEALATANVEIFADGPAFAVLQTSYPTALLHPATEEHFGTEFLALKMAIKTVPYLSSALDHIARYSSKHSEAILAEDPHVLETFLNTVDAAAVYANASTAFTDGAQFGLGAEIGISTQKLHARGPMGLEELTSYKWIVRGAGQVREG; this comes from the coding sequence ATGCAGTACGAAGATTTTTTTAAATATACGCAGGAGGCCAGCCGTTCCCTGGGCTTGTTGAAGCCGGAAAAGGTAAACGAGGTGCTACGCGATGTAGCGGCGTTAGCGCTGGAAAAAGCAGATGATATTCTTGCAGAAAACCAGAAGGACCTGGACCTGATGGACTCAGAAGACCCAAAATATGACCGGTTAAAATTGACTGAAGCCAGGTTGCAAGGCATTGCCAAAGACCTTCAGAATGTTGCTAATTTAACTTCACCTTTGGGTGAGGTCCTGCTGCAGAAGGAACTACCCAATGGGCTTTCCCTTTCTAAAGTGCGGGTGCCTTTGGGAGTAATTGGAGTCATCTATGAGGCACGCCCTAATGTTACTTTTGACGTATTTTCACTTTGCCTTAAAACCGGAAATGCCTGTCTTATGAAAGGCGGCAGTGATGCCCACAATTCTAATCTGGCTATAATTTCCATTATACATGTTGTTTTAGAACGGCACGGGCTGAACCCACACCTTGTTACTTTGTTGCCGCCAGAACGCCAAGCTACCGAAGCTCTGTTGCAAGCCATTGGGTACGTAGATGTGCTTATTCCAAGGGGAAGCCAGGCACTAATTAACTATGTTCGGCAGAATGCGAAAGTGCCCGTCATTGAAACAGGGGCGGGCATCGTTCACACCTACTTTGATGAATCTGCGGACCTGGAGAAAGGCAGGCAAGTCATCTACAATGCTAAAACCAGACGCGTAAGTGTCTGCAATGCCCTGGATTGCCTTCTTCTACACCAAAACCGTTTAGATGATTTACCTGCTCTTGTAGAGGCTTTGGCTACGGCAAACGTGGAAATCTTTGCCGATGGTCCTGCATTTGCGGTCCTGCAAACCTCGTATCCTACAGCGTTACTGCATCCAGCCACTGAAGAACATTTCGGGACAGAGTTTTTGGCTTTAAAAATGGCGATCAAGACGGTTCCATATCTCTCCTCGGCTTTAGATCATATTGCCCGCTACAGCTCCAAACACAGTGAGGCAATCTTAGCGGAAGATCCACATGTACTAGAAACCTTTCTGAACACGGTAGACGCAGCAGCGGTATATGCGAACGCTTCCACGGCATTCACAGACGGTGCCCAATTTGGGTTAGGGGCCGAAATAGGAATCAGTACGCAAAAACTTCATGCCAGAGGCCCAATGGGTTTGGAGGAACTCACAAGTTATAAGTGGATTGTTAGAGGAGCAGGACAAGTACGGGAAGGTTGA
- a CDS encoding peptidoglycan recognition protein family protein, whose product MRLSTLTNVVGQVSLILFIAASCRSAQMVSLPKGIPILKRAEWGAVASVLPMKTHVPQKITIHHTATKQNPERSLKAKLQTLQKFSMERSPLSGGRIKEPWADIPYHFYIDVNGNVGEGRPLQYVGDSNTSYDPTGHALIVLEGNFENEKVSPEQRQSLEKLTLAIAKRWKISGTQIWGHKDNASTACPGEDLYLLLPHLRDLVDGKTSQRK is encoded by the coding sequence ATGCGCCTTTCTACCCTCACGAATGTAGTAGGTCAGGTATCTCTGATTCTATTCATTGCAGCCTCCTGCCGTTCTGCCCAAATGGTATCCTTACCCAAAGGAATTCCTATCCTGAAAAGAGCTGAGTGGGGTGCCGTGGCCTCGGTGTTGCCTATGAAAACGCATGTACCCCAAAAGATTACCATTCACCACACTGCTACAAAACAGAACCCAGAACGCTCCTTAAAAGCGAAGTTGCAAACCCTTCAGAAATTCTCAATGGAGCGTAGCCCTTTGTCAGGTGGACGTATCAAAGAACCATGGGCAGATATTCCGTACCATTTTTACATTGATGTGAACGGAAACGTGGGTGAGGGCCGGCCGCTACAGTATGTAGGCGATTCTAATACCTCCTATGATCCAACTGGCCATGCCTTGATTGTATTGGAGGGAAATTTCGAGAATGAGAAGGTAAGCCCGGAACAGCGGCAGAGTCTGGAGAAGCTAACCCTGGCCATTGCCAAACGCTGGAAAATTTCTGGAACTCAGATTTGGGGGCACAAAGACAATGCTTCTACTGCTTGTCCGGGAGAGGACCTGTATCTCTTATTGCCGCACCTGAGAGATTTGGTAGATGGCAAGACAAGCCAGCGGAAGTAA
- the pncA gene encoding bifunctional nicotinamidase/pyrazinamidase, translated as MKALLLIDIQNDFIPGGALAVPEGSAIISIVNELQSHFDLVIATQDWHPRLHKSFASQHEGKNVFDVTQLQGLEQVLWPDHCVQSTYGAEFSPALDMTRVEVIFRKGTSTEIDSYSGFFDNGHLKSTALAEYLRGKGVTDVYLVGLAADFCVYFTALDAIQEGFSTYFIEDATRAISQEGFEKAKRDLLDKGGQFIHSQSILG; from the coding sequence ATGAAAGCACTGTTGCTGATAGATATACAAAATGATTTTATACCGGGCGGGGCTCTGGCGGTGCCGGAAGGAAGTGCCATTATATCAATTGTCAATGAATTGCAATCCCATTTTGATCTGGTAATAGCCACCCAGGATTGGCACCCGCGACTACATAAAAGCTTCGCCTCTCAGCACGAAGGAAAAAATGTGTTTGACGTGACGCAACTGCAAGGGTTGGAGCAAGTGCTGTGGCCTGACCATTGCGTACAGAGTACCTATGGAGCTGAGTTTTCTCCCGCCTTAGACATGACGAGGGTAGAAGTTATCTTCCGGAAAGGCACCAGCACCGAAATCGACTCTTATAGCGGCTTTTTTGACAACGGACACCTAAAGTCTACCGCTCTGGCAGAATACCTGAGGGGGAAAGGAGTAACTGATGTCTACCTGGTTGGATTAGCCGCCGACTTTTGTGTTTACTTCACAGCGTTAGATGCTATTCAGGAAGGATTCTCTACCTACTTTATAGAGGACGCCACAAGAGCTATCAGCCAAGAGGGGTTTGAAAAAGCCAAGAGGGACCTTCTGGACAAAGGAGGGCAGTTCATCCACAGCCAGAGTATTCTAGGGTAG